In Providencia zhijiangensis, a single window of DNA contains:
- a CDS encoding M13 family metallopeptidase: protein MRIKVLALMVGLSTLSFAPHLLAKELSYGQQKIVLSDTIVPGNDFYQYVNHDWINKAKIPTGMPRINSFVDLYLSTEKQTQSIIDELKQAPESSLDHNQKNIRNLYLSYLDEASIEKAGLTPIKSDLAAIAKAKDHNDISRLMTLPGYTSVLSYWVDLDAKAPDTYILYLGQGGLGLPNRNYYLDDTPQMKEIRKNYIAYIATILKLAGEKDVKKKAQQLFDLEKSIAEVHWSPEARRDTIKNYHPMTLAEMKKFTDGFAWDSFIQHWKLTDQQLAKVVVENDTAVEKTAQIFTKTPVSVLKDYLTFQYVNDHASYLNKTLSDARFDFYSKKLNGVEKQRTRQERALQTVNSLQGEPLGQIYVEKYFNPQSKEKIQDLVSYVRGTFNARLKDNDWMDEPTRQEALKKLEQFTVKVGYPDKWNDFSSVNLKPNTLMDNYKQMEAWSYNDAMSKIGQPVRKWEWGMTPQTINAYFNPVQNEIVFPAAILQAPFFDPNVDPAYNYGAIGAVIGHEMGHGFDDQGSLYDGTGQLRNWWSDSAKEHFKEKTAKLVDQYNGFAVDGQKVNGELTLGENIGDLGGLNIALSAYKQFAKENYPNGEPPIIDGMTGLQRFFISWARTWQELSNKESERNKILTDPHSPNQFRANGVVRNIDDWYTTFGVDKDNALYLAPEKRIKIW from the coding sequence ATGCGTATAAAAGTTTTAGCCCTGATGGTCGGTTTATCAACCCTATCCTTTGCGCCTCACTTATTAGCAAAAGAGCTATCTTACGGCCAGCAAAAAATCGTGTTATCTGACACCATCGTACCGGGTAATGATTTTTACCAGTACGTTAACCATGATTGGATTAATAAAGCGAAAATCCCAACGGGCATGCCACGAATTAACTCTTTCGTGGATTTGTATTTAAGTACCGAAAAGCAAACTCAATCGATTATCGATGAATTAAAGCAAGCCCCTGAGAGCAGCTTGGATCATAATCAGAAAAATATTCGTAACTTATATTTGAGTTATTTAGATGAGGCCAGCATTGAAAAAGCGGGTTTAACGCCAATCAAATCCGACTTAGCGGCCATTGCTAAAGCCAAAGATCATAATGATATTAGCCGTCTGATGACGCTGCCGGGTTATACTTCCGTGCTCTCTTATTGGGTAGATTTAGACGCCAAGGCGCCAGATACGTATATTCTGTATCTTGGTCAAGGTGGGCTGGGGTTACCTAATCGTAATTACTACCTTGACGATACCCCGCAAATGAAAGAGATCCGCAAAAACTACATTGCGTATATTGCGACAATCTTGAAATTAGCCGGCGAAAAAGACGTTAAGAAAAAAGCGCAGCAGCTCTTCGACCTTGAAAAATCCATTGCTGAAGTACATTGGAGCCCAGAAGCTCGCCGTGACACCATCAAAAATTATCACCCTATGACCCTCGCTGAAATGAAGAAATTTACCGATGGTTTTGCGTGGGATAGTTTTATTCAGCACTGGAAATTAACGGATCAGCAACTGGCGAAAGTGGTGGTTGAGAATGATACGGCGGTAGAAAAAACGGCGCAGATTTTTACCAAAACCCCGGTTTCAGTCTTGAAAGATTATCTAACGTTCCAGTACGTGAACGACCATGCCAGTTATCTGAACAAAACCTTATCTGATGCACGCTTTGATTTTTATTCGAAAAAACTCAATGGCGTTGAAAAACAGCGGACTCGTCAAGAACGTGCACTTCAAACGGTCAATTCCCTGCAAGGTGAGCCTCTCGGACAGATTTATGTAGAGAAATATTTCAATCCACAATCTAAAGAAAAAATCCAAGATTTAGTCAGTTATGTGCGCGGTACCTTTAATGCACGCCTGAAAGATAATGATTGGATGGATGAACCCACCCGCCAAGAAGCGCTGAAAAAATTAGAGCAGTTTACGGTTAAAGTCGGCTACCCTGATAAATGGAATGATTTTAGTAGCGTTAATTTGAAACCAAATACGTTGATGGATAACTATAAGCAAATGGAAGCGTGGTCATACAACGATGCCATGAGCAAAATTGGTCAACCTGTCCGCAAATGGGAATGGGGTATGACACCGCAAACCATCAATGCGTATTTCAATCCAGTGCAAAATGAAATTGTGTTCCCTGCGGCTATTTTACAAGCACCATTCTTCGACCCAAATGTGGATCCTGCTTATAACTACGGTGCCATCGGGGCAGTAATCGGTCATGAAATGGGCCACGGTTTTGATGACCAAGGCAGCTTATATGATGGTACAGGTCAACTACGCAATTGGTGGAGCGACAGCGCCAAAGAGCATTTTAAAGAGAAAACGGCCAAGTTGGTGGACCAATATAATGGCTTTGCCGTTGATGGCCAGAAAGTGAATGGCGAGTTAACCCTCGGCGAGAATATTGGGGATTTAGGCGGTTTAAATATCGCACTAAGCGCCTATAAGCAATTTGCTAAAGAGAACTACCCAAATGGTGAGCCTCCGATTATTGATGGTATGACTGGCTTGCAGCGTTTCTTTATTTCCTGGGCCAGAACCTGGCAGGAGTTGTCGAATAAGGAATCTGAGCGCAACAAGATCCTCACCGATCCACACAGTCCAAATCAGTTCCGCGCTAATGGTGTTGTCCGTAATATCGATGATTGGTACACTACCTTCGGCGTTGATAAGGATAATGCCCTATACCTCGCACCGGAGAAACGAATTAAGATTTGGTGA
- a CDS encoding phosphoethanolamine transferase — protein MKQKIKNTFLSKMMLKFISVFILFSILHEVMGYPFKPLYVLLLSIALLYLNNGLYRFFVLFFTILASSYLPIGLIYGPPTYNTVASFYYTDIQESREFISNIDNKYYIYSIITLVFGVFVSFIKADKVNYLKKTMLSIVMIVFLFTPSKYALSGKYEKAANSGAPETRFFTELIYSIHSLIDEIDLYTSDDTFKIAGINNQYDTYVIVIGESVRKDFMQEYGFKIQNTPFMSSIDGIFFTNYISAASSTQPSLTHSLSLYPRIGNNIMTLANKAGFDTYWLSNQGFVGEYDGSVAAIGRRANNSFFIKRGSSDDKLISPDVALLPEFKLALKSKGSKKLIVVHLMGSHTPFCTRTEGQYDYFYQNQKFSCYVQSIKNTDKLLSEIYSDLSKTHSKWSMMYFSDHALSLTYDRNELAHSDKYKQNYEVPFFITSYNSNQKETINNRRSGLNFMSLFSQWLGVNESSIEGNCDMLSKNDCTDQNFIIDFNKNRRIYDDLPDDYSK, from the coding sequence ATGAAACAGAAAATAAAAAATACATTTTTAAGCAAAATGATGCTTAAGTTTATTTCCGTCTTTATTCTTTTTTCAATATTACATGAGGTAATGGGCTATCCATTTAAGCCTCTTTACGTCTTGTTACTAAGCATCGCATTACTTTATTTAAACAATGGATTATATCGATTTTTTGTTTTATTTTTCACCATACTAGCGAGTTCATATTTGCCTATTGGTTTAATTTATGGCCCTCCAACATATAATACGGTTGCTTCCTTTTATTATACTGACATACAAGAATCACGAGAATTCATATCAAATATAGATAATAAGTATTATATTTATTCTATCATTACACTAGTTTTTGGAGTCTTTGTTAGCTTTATTAAAGCCGATAAAGTAAATTATCTCAAAAAGACAATGCTAAGTATCGTGATGATTGTTTTCCTTTTCACTCCATCAAAATATGCGTTAAGTGGTAAATATGAGAAAGCGGCTAATTCGGGCGCTCCAGAAACGCGCTTTTTTACAGAACTAATTTACTCAATTCATTCATTAATCGATGAGATTGATTTGTATACAAGTGATGACACGTTTAAAATTGCAGGGATTAATAACCAATATGATACTTATGTTATTGTTATTGGAGAAAGTGTCCGAAAAGATTTTATGCAGGAATATGGATTTAAAATACAGAACACTCCCTTTATGAGCTCCATCGATGGGATTTTCTTTACTAACTACATTTCGGCTGCTAGTTCGACACAGCCATCTTTAACACATAGTTTATCTCTATACCCTAGAATCGGGAATAATATCATGACACTAGCTAATAAAGCAGGTTTTGATACTTATTGGTTATCTAATCAAGGGTTTGTTGGGGAGTATGATGGCTCAGTTGCCGCTATTGGACGTAGAGCAAATAATAGCTTCTTTATTAAAAGAGGAAGCTCAGATGATAAGTTAATCTCTCCAGATGTGGCATTATTGCCAGAATTTAAGCTGGCTTTAAAATCAAAAGGTTCCAAAAAGCTCATTGTTGTTCATCTTATGGGTAGCCATACTCCATTTTGTACTAGAACAGAGGGGCAATATGACTATTTTTATCAGAACCAAAAATTCTCTTGCTATGTACAAAGTATAAAAAATACAGATAAATTGCTGTCAGAAATTTATTCTGACTTAAGTAAAACTCACTCTAAGTGGTCCATGATGTATTTTTCCGACCATGCGTTGTCTTTAACGTATGACAGAAATGAGTTAGCACATAGTGATAAATACAAACAAAATTATGAAGTGCCATTTTTTATTACATCTTATAATTCTAATCAAAAAGAAACGATAAATAACCGCCGCAGTGGTCTAAACTTTATGTCTTTGTTTTCTCAATGGTTAGGAGTAAATGAAAGTAGCATTGAAGGCAATTGCGATATGCTATCTAAAAATGATTGCACCGATCAGAATTTCATCATCGATTTTAATAAAAACCGTCGAATTTATGATGATTTACCTGATGATTATTCTAAGTAA
- the sodC gene encoding superoxide dismutase [Cu-Zn] SodC has protein sequence MKFKLCLLAALFTTSAAYAAQTTVELKEATAKGEGKAIGEVVISETEYGLLFTPKLSGLQAGGVHGFHVHENPSCEPGEKDGKTVPALKAGGHLDPAKTGVHKGPYDKTGHLGDLPGLVVDSQGNATYSVLAPKLKSLKDVQNRALMVHAGGDNYSDHPEALGGGGARMACGIIPSS, from the coding sequence ATGAAGTTCAAATTATGTTTATTAGCGGCACTATTCACAACTAGCGCAGCGTATGCGGCACAAACTACGGTAGAGTTGAAAGAAGCGACAGCCAAAGGTGAGGGTAAAGCTATTGGTGAAGTGGTGATTTCTGAAACTGAATACGGATTACTCTTCACGCCTAAACTCTCAGGCTTGCAAGCGGGTGGCGTGCATGGTTTCCATGTACATGAAAACCCAAGTTGCGAACCGGGTGAAAAAGACGGTAAAACCGTACCAGCATTAAAAGCGGGCGGACATTTAGATCCAGCCAAAACAGGGGTTCACAAAGGACCTTATGACAAAACAGGCCACCTCGGAGATTTACCGGGCTTAGTGGTTGATAGCCAAGGTAATGCTACCTACAGCGTGTTAGCGCCAAAATTAAAATCCTTGAAAGATGTCCAAAACCGCGCACTGATGGTGCATGCGGGTGGGGATAATTATTCCGATCATCCAGAAGCGTTGGGCGGTGGTGGGGCAAGAATGGCTTGCGGCATCATTCCTTCGTCATAA
- the topA gene encoding type I DNA topoisomerase — protein sequence MGKALVIVESPAKAKTINKYLGSGYVVKSSVGHIRDLPKSGSGSQSGSPKSTGSSTDKAKTDKTKKVKKDPQEALVKRMGIDPYHGWKANYQILPGKEKVVSELKALAEDADHVYLATDLDREGEAIAWHLREVIGGDDSRFSRVVFNEITKNAITQAFESPGELNIDRVNAQQARRFMDRVVGYMVSPLLWKKVARGLSAGRVQSVAVRLIVEREREIKAFVPEEYWELHADLADKNAVNLRLEVTSQAGKAFKPVNKVQTEAAVKLLEKARYQVIDREDKPTSSKPSAPFITSTLQQAASTRLSFGVKKTMMMAQRLYEAGYITYMRTDSTNLSQDAVNMVRGYISDNFGAQYLPKDANVYTSKDNSQEAHEAIRPSSVDVLPDSLKDMENDAKRLYQLIWNQFVACQMTPAKYDSTTLTVKAGDFELKAKGRTLRFDGWTRVMPALRKNDEDKTLPAIQVGAELSLLELLPSQHFTKPPARFSEASLVKELEKRGIGRPSTYAAIISTIQDRGYVKVENRRFYAEKMGEIVTDRLEENFNDLMNYDFTARMENQLDHVANHEAEWKAVLDEFFSDFSKQLDVAEKDPEEGGMRTNPMVITSIICPDCERHMGIRTASTGVFLGCSGYALPPKERCKKTINLIPEDEVLNILEGDDAETNALRAKRRCPKCGTAMDSYLIDNGRKLHVCGNNPACEGYEIEEGEFRIKGYDGPVIECDKCGSEMHLKMGRFGKYMGCTNEECKNTRKILKSGEIAPPKEDPVPLPELPCEKSDAYFVLRDGAAGVFLAANTFPKSRETRAPLVAELQRFKDRLPEKLAYLAEAPAQDEEGNPTVVRFSRKTKQQYVSSEKDGKATGWSAFYVDGQWKPKE from the coding sequence ATGGGTAAAGCTCTTGTTATAGTGGAGTCCCCGGCAAAAGCCAAAACGATCAATAAGTATCTTGGCAGTGGCTACGTTGTAAAAAGCAGCGTTGGCCACATTCGTGATCTGCCGAAAAGCGGCTCTGGTTCACAATCCGGCTCACCAAAGAGTACAGGCTCATCTACCGATAAAGCAAAGACCGACAAAACAAAGAAAGTTAAAAAGGATCCGCAAGAAGCGTTAGTTAAACGCATGGGGATCGACCCTTATCATGGTTGGAAGGCGAATTATCAAATTCTGCCGGGTAAGGAAAAAGTGGTTTCTGAATTAAAAGCGTTAGCCGAAGATGCTGACCACGTCTACCTCGCGACGGACCTTGACCGTGAAGGGGAAGCTATTGCGTGGCATTTACGTGAAGTGATCGGTGGTGATGATTCTCGTTTTAGCCGAGTGGTGTTTAACGAAATCACTAAAAATGCAATTACTCAAGCATTTGAAAGTCCGGGCGAATTGAATATCGACCGTGTTAATGCTCAGCAAGCTCGTCGCTTTATGGACCGTGTTGTTGGGTATATGGTCTCTCCATTATTATGGAAAAAAGTGGCGCGCGGATTATCTGCTGGACGCGTACAGTCCGTCGCAGTAAGACTTATTGTTGAGCGTGAACGTGAAATTAAAGCGTTTGTTCCTGAAGAATATTGGGAGCTCCATGCGGATTTAGCGGATAAAAACGCCGTTAACTTACGTTTAGAAGTGACTTCCCAAGCGGGGAAAGCCTTTAAACCTGTTAATAAAGTCCAAACGGAAGCAGCGGTTAAATTACTGGAAAAAGCTCGTTATCAAGTAATTGATCGTGAAGATAAACCAACGTCCAGTAAACCAAGTGCACCGTTTATCACGTCGACACTCCAACAAGCGGCGAGTACTCGCTTAAGCTTTGGTGTGAAGAAAACTATGATGATGGCTCAGCGCTTATATGAAGCGGGTTACATCACTTATATGCGTACGGACTCAACGAACTTGAGCCAAGATGCAGTGAACATGGTACGTGGTTATATTTCCGATAACTTTGGCGCTCAGTATCTGCCAAAAGACGCCAACGTTTACACCAGTAAAGATAACTCCCAAGAAGCGCACGAAGCTATCCGCCCATCCAGTGTTGATGTATTACCTGATTCACTGAAAGACATGGAAAATGATGCGAAGCGCCTCTACCAGTTAATTTGGAATCAATTTGTTGCATGTCAAATGACCCCAGCAAAATACGACTCCACCACATTAACGGTGAAAGCGGGAGATTTCGAATTAAAAGCCAAAGGCCGTACGTTACGTTTTGATGGTTGGACAAGAGTCATGCCAGCACTACGTAAAAATGACGAAGATAAAACATTACCTGCGATTCAAGTAGGTGCTGAATTATCACTGCTGGAATTACTACCAAGCCAGCACTTTACTAAGCCACCAGCGCGCTTTAGTGAAGCTTCTTTGGTTAAAGAATTAGAAAAACGTGGCATTGGTCGCCCATCAACGTATGCGGCAATCATTTCAACGATCCAAGATCGTGGCTACGTAAAAGTGGAAAACCGCCGTTTCTATGCGGAAAAAATGGGTGAAATCGTTACAGACCGTTTAGAAGAAAACTTCAACGACCTGATGAACTACGACTTTACCGCTCGCATGGAAAACCAGCTGGATCACGTTGCGAATCATGAAGCAGAGTGGAAAGCGGTGTTGGATGAATTTTTCTCTGACTTCAGCAAGCAGCTTGATGTCGCAGAAAAAGATCCAGAAGAAGGCGGCATGCGTACCAACCCAATGGTGATCACTTCGATTATCTGTCCTGACTGTGAACGTCATATGGGAATTCGTACCGCATCCACAGGGGTATTCTTAGGCTGCTCTGGCTATGCATTGCCACCAAAAGAGCGCTGCAAGAAAACCATCAATCTGATCCCTGAAGATGAAGTATTAAACATCCTCGAAGGCGACGATGCAGAAACTAACGCCTTAAGAGCAAAACGTCGTTGTCCAAAATGTGGCACTGCGATGGACAGCTACCTGATTGATAATGGTCGTAAATTGCATGTATGTGGTAACAACCCAGCATGTGAAGGCTATGAAATCGAAGAAGGCGAGTTCCGCATCAAAGGTTACGATGGTCCGGTGATTGAGTGTGATAAATGTGGTTCTGAAATGCACCTAAAAATGGGACGTTTTGGGAAATACATGGGTTGCACCAACGAAGAGTGTAAAAATACCCGCAAGATCTTAAAAAGCGGTGAAATTGCACCACCGAAAGAAGACCCAGTACCGTTACCAGAATTACCGTGTGAAAAATCGGATGCTTATTTTGTGTTACGTGATGGTGCTGCTGGTGTATTCCTTGCCGCAAACACCTTCCCGAAATCGAGGGAAACACGTGCGCCATTAGTGGCAGAGCTGCAACGATTTAAAGACAGACTACCGGAAAAACTGGCGTACTTAGCGGAAGCACCAGCACAAGACGAAGAAGGCAACCCAACAGTAGTTCGTTTTAGCCGCAAGACAAAACAGCAATATGTTTCGTCCGAGAAAGATGGCAAGGCGACGGGGTGGAGTGCGTTTTATGTTGATGGGCAATGGAAACCCAAAGAGTAA
- a CDS encoding DUF2498 family protein, with protein MNNEIQTISKQELLEKANEIIKNHDEYLDGMFVDNVEQHRDVLVFKGEFFLDENGIPSLKSPAAFNMYKHLAHLFSDKYRLQESE; from the coding sequence ATGAACAATGAGATTCAAACTATTTCAAAGCAAGAACTGCTTGAAAAAGCCAACGAAATCATCAAAAACCACGATGAGTACCTTGATGGCATGTTCGTGGATAATGTCGAGCAACATCGCGATGTTTTAGTTTTCAAAGGCGAATTCTTCCTTGATGAAAACGGGATCCCATCCCTAAAAAGTCCAGCAGCTTTTAATATGTATAAGCATTTGGCGCACCTATTTTCTGATAAGTACCGACTGCAAGAATCAGAATAG
- the sohB gene encoding protease SohB, which produces MEYFSLYGLFLAKVVTIVVAIAVIAVFVFGVGMRRQGSKGALKITDLGESYRERQRQMQQIKMNDSEQKAWSKAFKKQEKAKSKNEKAGAKMGQTAVKKPCLYVLDFKGSMDAREVSSLREEISAILAVADQQDEVLLRLESPGGLVHGYGLAASQLMRLKEKNIPLTIAVDKVAASGGYMMACIANKIVAAPFSIIGSIGVVAQVPNIHRLLKKHDVDVELHTAGEYKRTLTMLGENTEQGRKKFVEDLNSTHELFKDFVHQNRPSLDIAAVATGEYWYGTQALEKGLVDQIGVSDDLIINAIETKEIISIRFVMSKKMVERFTSSAAESADKLLLRWWQRGQKPLL; this is translated from the coding sequence GTGGAGTATTTCTCTTTGTACGGACTGTTTTTAGCAAAAGTGGTCACCATTGTGGTCGCCATTGCTGTGATTGCAGTATTTGTATTTGGCGTAGGTATGAGACGTCAAGGAAGTAAAGGCGCGTTAAAAATTACTGACCTAGGTGAAAGTTACCGTGAACGCCAACGTCAAATGCAGCAGATCAAAATGAATGATTCTGAGCAAAAAGCGTGGTCAAAGGCATTTAAAAAGCAGGAAAAAGCCAAGTCTAAAAATGAGAAAGCCGGGGCGAAAATGGGGCAAACAGCCGTCAAAAAGCCTTGCTTATATGTCTTAGACTTTAAAGGCAGTATGGATGCTCGTGAAGTTAGCTCTTTACGTGAAGAAATCAGTGCAATTCTGGCAGTTGCGGATCAACAAGATGAAGTTTTACTACGTTTAGAAAGCCCAGGTGGTTTAGTCCATGGCTATGGCTTAGCAGCTTCTCAGTTGATGCGATTGAAAGAAAAAAATATCCCGCTAACAATTGCAGTTGATAAAGTTGCGGCAAGTGGTGGCTATATGATGGCGTGTATCGCGAATAAAATCGTTGCGGCACCGTTTTCTATTATAGGCTCTATTGGTGTTGTCGCTCAGGTTCCAAATATTCACCGATTATTGAAAAAACACGATGTGGATGTGGAACTGCACACTGCAGGGGAATATAAACGTACTCTGACGATGCTTGGCGAAAATACAGAGCAGGGGCGTAAGAAATTTGTTGAAGATCTGAATTCAACTCACGAACTGTTTAAAGACTTTGTTCATCAAAATCGTCCATCTCTTGATATTGCAGCGGTGGCAACAGGCGAATATTGGTATGGAACGCAAGCGCTAGAGAAAGGGCTCGTTGACCAAATTGGTGTTAGTGATGATTTGATCATCAATGCAATCGAAACCAAAGAAATTATCAGCATCCGTTTTGTGATGAGCAAGAAAATGGTAGAGCGCTTTACCAGTAGCGCTGCAGAGAGTGCGGATAAGCTATTATTACGCTGGTGGCAGCGTGGGCAAAAGCCGCTTTTATAA
- a CDS encoding YciK family oxidoreductase: MLHYQPRQDLLNGKTILITGATDGIGQETALTYARFGASVILLGRNPQKLDAVKQQIIDSTGTSVETYVIDLLTATDETCQVIADDVAKQHPYLDGVLHSAGLLGNIAPISEQPTQLWHDVMQVNVNAGFMLTQALLPLLEKAPRASLIFTSSSVGKQGRANWGVYAVSKFATEGLMQVLADEYQGTGLRINCINPGRTRTAMRAGAAPGEDPMTLKTPADIMPTYLYLMGDDSAEQTGTSVDAQPNLKPIKA, encoded by the coding sequence ATGCTTCATTATCAGCCTAGACAAGATCTTTTAAATGGTAAAACTATCTTAATTACTGGCGCTACCGACGGAATTGGTCAAGAAACAGCATTAACGTATGCACGCTTTGGCGCCTCTGTCATTTTATTAGGCCGTAACCCGCAAAAATTAGACGCGGTTAAACAGCAAATTATTGACTCTACCGGCACATCCGTAGAAACCTATGTGATTGATTTACTGACTGCAACTGACGAAACTTGCCAAGTTATCGCTGACGATGTTGCCAAACAACACCCTTATTTAGATGGTGTATTACATAGCGCTGGCTTGCTAGGAAATATCGCACCAATCAGCGAGCAACCCACTCAACTCTGGCATGACGTCATGCAAGTTAACGTCAATGCGGGCTTTATGCTCACACAAGCATTACTTCCTTTACTAGAAAAAGCTCCTCGGGCATCGTTGATTTTCACCAGTTCAAGTGTCGGTAAACAAGGGCGCGCTAATTGGGGCGTTTATGCCGTTTCAAAATTTGCAACTGAGGGTTTAATGCAAGTCTTAGCCGATGAGTACCAAGGCACTGGATTACGCATTAACTGCATTAACCCTGGACGCACCCGTACCGCTATGCGTGCAGGCGCTGCACCCGGTGAAGATCCAATGACCTTAAAAACACCTGCCGATATTATGCCGACTTATCTATACTTAATGGGTGATGATAGCGCCGAGCAAACAGGAACCAGCGTGGACGCTCAGCCCAATTTAAAACCGATTAAAGCTTAA
- the cobO gene encoding cob(I)yrinic acid a,c-diamide adenosyltransferase, translating to MSQDRHEERQQRLKQKVDERIEAAQLERGILIVFTGNGKGKTTAAFGTACRAVGHGKKVAVVQFIKGGWDNGERNLLEPHGVPFYVMSTGFTWETQNKQTDTQACLETWQHAVELLQDPQYDLVILDELTYMVSYHYLPLAEVMNALSCRPENQSVIITGRGCHRDLLDFADTVTEMRPVKHAFDAGIKAQKGIDW from the coding sequence ATGAGCCAAGACCGACACGAAGAACGCCAACAACGTTTAAAGCAAAAAGTGGATGAGCGAATTGAAGCCGCCCAGTTGGAGCGAGGGATCCTGATTGTCTTCACTGGCAATGGAAAAGGAAAAACGACGGCAGCATTTGGCACCGCTTGTCGCGCTGTCGGTCATGGCAAAAAAGTGGCAGTTGTCCAGTTTATTAAAGGGGGTTGGGACAATGGCGAACGCAATCTTTTAGAGCCTCACGGCGTCCCCTTTTATGTGATGTCCACAGGGTTTACTTGGGAAACGCAAAACAAGCAGACTGACACACAAGCTTGCCTTGAAACTTGGCAGCATGCAGTGGAATTATTGCAAGACCCTCAATATGACTTGGTGATCCTAGACGAGCTAACCTACATGGTCAGTTACCATTATCTTCCTCTTGCTGAAGTAATGAATGCATTAAGTTGCCGCCCTGAAAATCAATCCGTCATTATTACGGGTCGAGGATGCCACCGTGATCTATTAGATTTTGCCGATACGGTGACAGAAATGCGCCCTGTTAAACATGCCTTTGATGCGGGGATCAAAGCGCAAAAAGGGATTGATTGGTAG
- the rluB gene encoding 23S rRNA pseudouridine(2605) synthase RluB encodes MSSKPQQTEKLQKILARSGHGSRREIEGLLKEGRISVDGKMATLGDRVEVKASTKIRLDGRVLAIKEPEKEICRVMAYYKPEGELCTRHDPEGRPTVFNRLPKLTGARWIAVGRLDVNTSGLLLFTTDGELANRLMHPSREVEREYAVRVFGEITDAKIRQLTTGVQLEDGPASFKTVSYRGGEGMNQWYNVTLTEGRNREVRRLWESVGVQVSRLIRVRYGDIDLPKGLPRGGWTELGLEQTNYLRELVELDVETESKVSVERDQRRIKANQIRRAVKRHTQVASRPAAKRQTSRPTAKRRTRI; translated from the coding sequence ATGAGTTCTAAACCGCAACAAACTGAAAAGTTACAAAAAATTCTTGCCCGTTCAGGGCATGGCTCCCGCCGAGAAATCGAAGGTCTATTGAAAGAAGGCCGCATTAGTGTTGATGGCAAAATGGCAACATTGGGTGACCGTGTTGAAGTCAAAGCCTCCACAAAAATTCGTCTTGATGGTCGAGTCTTAGCGATAAAAGAGCCAGAAAAAGAAATTTGCCGCGTGATGGCGTACTACAAACCGGAAGGGGAATTGTGCACGCGCCATGATCCTGAAGGTCGCCCAACGGTATTTAACCGTTTACCAAAACTGACTGGGGCTCGTTGGATTGCTGTAGGGCGTCTAGATGTGAACACCAGTGGTTTATTGTTATTTACAACCGATGGTGAATTAGCTAACCGCTTAATGCACCCAAGCCGTGAAGTGGAACGCGAATACGCAGTACGTGTATTTGGTGAAATCACGGATGCAAAAATTCGTCAGTTAACCACTGGCGTGCAATTAGAAGATGGTCCGGCATCCTTTAAAACTGTGTCGTATCGCGGTGGTGAAGGAATGAACCAATGGTATAACGTCACCTTAACTGAAGGTCGTAACCGTGAAGTTCGTCGTCTATGGGAATCTGTTGGTGTGCAAGTGAGCCGCCTGATCCGTGTTCGTTACGGAGATATTGATTTACCGAAAGGTTTACCACGTGGTGGTTGGACTGAATTAGGTTTAGAGCAAACTAACTATTTAAGAGAGTTAGTTGAACTAGATGTTGAAACAGAAAGTAAAGTGTCTGTTGAGCGCGATCAGCGCCGCATCAAAGCTAACCAAATTCGCCGTGCGGTGAAACGTCACACTCAAGTGGCATCTCGTCCAGCTGCGAAGCGCCAAACTTCACGCCCAACGGCTAAACGTCGTACTCGAATCTAA